In Labilibaculum sp. DW002, the genomic window TGGTCAAGCGAAAATCAGAATTATGAAACACGAATTGGGTAGTTTTTACAACACTTATGAAAAAACCCAGAATCTTATGCAATTAGGTGGCATACAAGCTCGTATCCCATATGAAATTGAATTAGACTAACGAATAGAATACTCGATAAAAAAGATCCTCAACAATTGAGGATCTTTTTTTATATCCATTTTTTAGTAAAAATGGATTAATAATTTGATGCTATTTCTTATCTTAATAAAATGCTAATGAAAAGCTTTCCTTAGCCATTGCGAAGAAAATTATTATCATAGGAAATATTTCTGTATTTTTAGCAGATACAAAACTCAATTCCTAAGCAAGCAATATCAAAATGGTAGAAGGCCTAATGTCAAGTCCTTTTCCCAAATATATGATCAAATGAAGAAACTATCCCCTATACTAAGAAGTCTGCTTATTCCTTTTAGTTTACTATATGGTTTGATCGTATCAATACGAAATCTTTTGTTTGATTTCAACATTTTATCCATTACAGAATTTAAAATTCCAATTATATCCGTAGGGAATATCACTGTTGGAGGAACTGGTAAAACTCCTCACATAGAATACCTTATCAACTTACTTAAAGATGATTATAAACTTGCAACTCTAAGCAGAGGATACAAGCGTAAATCAAAAGGTTTTCTTCTTGCAGATGAAAAATCAACAACGAATCAGCTTGGTGACGAACCAATGCAGATCAAAAGAAAATTTCCAGAAATTCTGGTTTCTGTAGACCGAAAAAGAGTTAATGGAGTAAAATCCTTACTCAAATCAGAAAATGGTAATAATCTAGATGCTGTATTATTGGATGATGCCTTTCAGCATCGGTCAATAAAAGCTGGTTTATCGGTTCTTTTAATCGATTACAATCGACCAATTACTAGAGATTACATCATGCCTTACGGCAGACTAAGAGAAAGTGCTCATGAAAAAGACAGAGCCAATATAATTATTGTGAGTAAGTCTCCAGAGAACATGACTCCAATTGAAAGAAGAATAATTGTTAAAGAATTAAATCTTCTGCCTTATCAATCGTTATATTTTACCTGCTTAAATTACGGTAATTTAGAGCCTGTTTTCGAAGAAGATGCAATCGCAATTAGTGAAGATTGGGCAAATGACAATTCTTCGATTTTATTGGTTACAGGAATTGCCAATCCAAAACCTCTGCGTAAATATCTAGAAAATTTTTCAGACACAGTTGAAGAATTAAAATTTCCAGACCATTATGCCTTTGTTCAAAAAGATCTGGATTTAATCCAGCAAAAATACGATCAACTCGAAGGAGAAAATAAAATCATTATTACAACAGAAAAGGATGCGACCCGTTTCTTTGACATGCAAATCAGTCAAGATTCCATTAGAAAGCACCTCTTCTATATTCCTTTGAGAATAAAGTTCTTAAATGATGATAAATCGATGTTTGATAATCAAATATTGAATTACGTAAGAAAGAATAAACGCACCAGTAATTTGCACAATATTAAAACAGACTCTATTTAAATACAAAAGGGGAATCGAAATGATTCCCCTTTCTTTTTAGCAATAAATTAACCACTACATTAATTAACAGCTATTCTAAAGTGATCTTATTTAACCCAAAACTTTTTATTTTTTCTTGTTAACACCTTAGATTAAATTAAGATACAAAAATTAACATAAAAATCCAACAATGATTTTAATTTATTAAACAGTTTGTCATTTAAACTTACCTCCTAAAACACATGGTAATTTAAACGAGCTAACATCTCCTTCCAAATTAAACAACTCAATATAAACTAAATAAACACCAATAGGTGTTCTCATTTTATTCGATGATAAGCCATCCCAAAACAAAGTATCTTCGTTCGCCAAGTTTACATTTGTCGCTAATTTCCTCACCTCTACACCAAGAGAATTGTAAATTCTTATCGAGGCTAGATAACCGTCTTCTTTAAGTTTAAAATTTATCATTAAACGGTCATTAATACCGTCATTATCTGGCGAAAAGACTTCTGAAGATAGACTAACTTCTGTGGTCTGAAGAGCTGCCTCTTGAAAAACGGAATTTTGCATACCTGGAGAACCAAATCCAATATTTTGTGCTGCCGATTGCCAATTGCTTTCCTTATTCGTTTCTACAAAAGGGTCAACTCTTTCTAAGGCAACACCATTAAGTGAAGCCAATAATGCAAAATGCATTTCCTCATTGTATTCAAAATCGTCAATTATCACTTCTTTTGAACTCAAAACAACCCTTCCCTTTTCATCATTA contains:
- the lpxK gene encoding tetraacyldisaccharide 4'-kinase; its protein translation is MKKLSPILRSLLIPFSLLYGLIVSIRNLLFDFNILSITEFKIPIISVGNITVGGTGKTPHIEYLINLLKDDYKLATLSRGYKRKSKGFLLADEKSTTNQLGDEPMQIKRKFPEILVSVDRKRVNGVKSLLKSENGNNLDAVLLDDAFQHRSIKAGLSVLLIDYNRPITRDYIMPYGRLRESAHEKDRANIIIVSKSPENMTPIERRIIVKELNLLPYQSLYFTCLNYGNLEPVFEEDAIAISEDWANDNSSILLVTGIANPKPLRKYLENFSDTVEELKFPDHYAFVQKDLDLIQQKYDQLEGENKIIITTEKDATRFFDMQISQDSIRKHLFYIPLRIKFLNDDKSMFDNQILNYVRKNKRTSNLHNIKTDSI